Within Methanocellales archaeon, the genomic segment AAAGCCAGAAAGCATAGGAATCTGGTCAAGGAGATCAAGCTGGTGATATACAATACGATATCGATAGAGCAGTCAGGAGAGCATTTATGTTCATTCGGATAGAGGTTTTCTACAAGGCCGATTTTTCCAATCACTTAAATAGGAAATCTGCAATACGTATCGTAGATGCCAGAAGGTGATCAGTACCTCGAAAAGTATGCAAGCGTATCTTCGATCGTTAAGCAAACGCTCCCACTGCTCGTAATATGCGTTATATTGGGCTTGTTTGCAGGCGTCGTGCTGGGGGGCATGAAAGCCTCATTAGAAGCTCTTCCCGGTCTGCTAGTGCTGGTGCCAGCGATCTTGGATACCAGGGGCAATATATTTGGTGCTTTTGGCTCTAGGCTCGGATCCGCCCTACATCAGGGTTTGATCCTTCCAGAGCTGGAGAGGGATGACAATCTCATGCATAGCATAGCAGCTGCTCTAGGGGAGGGAGTGATAATCTCCATCGTGTTGGCAGTTATCGCCCATTATGTGATACTGGCGCTCGGAAGAGA encodes:
- a CDS encoding magnesium transporter, with amino-acid sequence MPEGDQYLEKYASVSSIVKQTLPLLVICVILGLFAGVVLGGMKASLEALPGLLVLVPAILDTRGNIFGAFGSRLGSALHQGLILPELERDDNLMHSIAAALGEGVIISIVLAVIAHYVILALGRDSIGIIPLTAISLIAGVVSGIVLTGLIILLAFAGYNKGIDPDNITGPIATTAGDVLAMLALFMAAEIVLGAI